In Halopseudomonas xinjiangensis, a single genomic region encodes these proteins:
- a CDS encoding SDR family NAD(P)-dependent oxidoreductase codes for MQINDCVAVLTGAGSGIGRAVALALASRSCHLAIADINEEGLAETARQARAMGVRVSEHKLDVASREQVAALPQAVIAEHGQVDLLINNAGVALGGHFHQVSEADFDWLMAINFEAVVRMTRAFLPFLQERPAARIVNVSSLFGLVTPAGQTAYCASKFAVRGFSNALRLELQDTSVGVTVVHPGGVATSIATSARVSADVAPEEVERNRKQAQKLLRMPPERAAEIIVAAIERDKPRVLVGNDARILSWLERLLPVNYWRLFPALAKPAAPSNNRP; via the coding sequence ATGCAGATCAATGATTGTGTTGCGGTTCTGACCGGAGCAGGTAGCGGCATAGGCCGTGCGGTCGCGTTGGCACTGGCAAGTCGCAGCTGCCATCTGGCGATTGCCGACATCAATGAGGAAGGGCTCGCGGAGACGGCTCGACAGGCTCGCGCGATGGGCGTGCGCGTCAGCGAGCATAAGCTCGACGTTGCCAGCCGGGAGCAGGTTGCCGCCCTGCCCCAGGCCGTCATTGCCGAGCATGGCCAGGTGGACCTTTTGATAAACAACGCTGGCGTCGCGCTTGGCGGTCACTTTCATCAGGTCAGCGAAGCCGACTTCGATTGGCTCATGGCTATCAACTTCGAAGCGGTGGTACGCATGACACGGGCCTTCCTGCCGTTTCTGCAGGAGCGCCCAGCGGCCCGCATCGTCAACGTGTCGAGCCTGTTCGGGCTGGTTACTCCAGCCGGCCAGACCGCCTACTGCGCCAGCAAGTTCGCCGTACGCGGCTTTTCCAACGCGCTGCGTCTGGAACTGCAGGACACCAGCGTAGGCGTTACCGTCGTGCACCCGGGCGGTGTTGCGACATCCATCGCCACCAGCGCCCGGGTCTCGGCAGACGTGGCCCCGGAAGAGGTCGAGCGCAATCGCAAGCAAGCACAGAAGCTGCTGCGCATGCCGCCGGAACGTGCGGCGGAGATCATCGTTGCCGCCATCGAGCGCGATAAGCCCAGAGTTCTGGTCGGCAACGACGCGCGCATCCTGTCCTGGCTTGAACGGCTGCTACCGGTCAATTACTGGCGCCTCTTCCCGGCGCTGGCC
- a CDS encoding flavin-containing monooxygenase produces the protein MNTQHNTFQPMPLDVLIIGAGLSGIGTAHALASQCPDKRYTILEARHTIGGTWDLFRYPGIRSDSDMYTLSYSFKPWYNRKAIADGADIRRYIEETAEEAGIAHNIRFHHKVKAAEWSTEEACWTVTAQVTVSDGTVEDKIFKARLLSVCAGYYSYDEGYRPDFPNESAFKGQIIHPQFWPENLDYAGKRVVVIGSGATAVTLIPAMAKTAAHVTMLQRSPSYVVSRPLEDGIARNLQKWLPLPAAHAATRWKNVLVGSFFYRIARTKPELFKDRLLQMVKMHVGPGVDMKHFTPSYKPWDQRICAVPDGDLFQDLRSGRASVVTDTIDSFTPTGIKLGSGEEIEADIIVTATGLKLNALGDVKVTVDGEAVKPGDHMAYKGMMLSDIPNLVLTFGYTNSSWTLKAELTANYTCRLLRYMDRKGYQIAMPKRDPQVADAPFLDFTSGYVQRAAGMLPRQGDRKPWQVYQNYMQDKLTIQYGRVDDGVMQFK, from the coding sequence ATGAACACACAACACAATACATTCCAGCCCATGCCTCTGGACGTCCTGATTATCGGTGCCGGCCTGTCCGGCATCGGCACAGCGCATGCGCTCGCCTCGCAATGTCCGGACAAGCGCTATACGATCCTCGAAGCGCGCCACACGATTGGAGGCACCTGGGACCTGTTTCGCTATCCGGGTATCCGTTCCGACTCGGACATGTATACCTTGAGCTACAGCTTCAAGCCCTGGTACAACCGCAAGGCGATCGCTGACGGCGCGGACATCCGGCGCTATATCGAAGAAACAGCCGAAGAAGCCGGCATTGCCCACAACATCCGTTTTCATCACAAGGTCAAAGCCGCTGAGTGGTCGACGGAAGAAGCGTGCTGGACCGTCACCGCACAGGTGACGGTGAGTGACGGCACGGTCGAGGACAAGATCTTCAAAGCACGGCTTCTCTCTGTTTGCGCTGGCTACTACAGCTACGATGAAGGCTACCGGCCGGACTTTCCCAACGAGTCCGCCTTCAAGGGACAGATCATCCATCCGCAGTTCTGGCCGGAAAATCTCGATTACGCTGGCAAGCGGGTAGTGGTGATCGGCAGTGGCGCGACCGCCGTTACGCTGATCCCGGCAATGGCCAAGACTGCCGCGCATGTCACCATGCTTCAACGCTCTCCCAGCTACGTCGTGTCGCGCCCGCTCGAAGACGGTATCGCCAGGAACTTGCAGAAATGGCTGCCGCTCCCGGCCGCGCATGCTGCCACCCGATGGAAGAACGTTCTGGTTGGCAGCTTCTTCTACCGTATCGCTCGTACCAAGCCGGAGCTGTTCAAGGATCGGTTGTTGCAGATGGTCAAGATGCACGTCGGCCCTGGGGTCGACATGAAGCACTTCACTCCATCATACAAACCCTGGGATCAACGCATCTGTGCGGTGCCCGACGGCGATCTGTTCCAGGATCTACGAAGCGGTCGCGCCTCGGTGGTAACCGATACTATCGACAGCTTCACACCGACCGGCATCAAACTTGGCTCTGGCGAAGAGATCGAGGCAGACATCATCGTCACGGCCACCGGGCTCAAGCTTAATGCGCTGGGCGACGTGAAAGTCACGGTTGACGGCGAGGCGGTCAAGCCCGGCGACCACATGGCCTACAAGGGAATGATGCTCAGCGACATCCCCAACCTCGTGCTGACCTTCGGCTACACCAACTCGTCCTGGACATTGAAGGCTGAGCTCACCGCGAATTACACCTGCCGACTGCTGCGTTACATGGATCGCAAGGGTTACCAGATCGCCATGCCCAAACGCGACCCTCAGGTAGCTGACGCGCCATTCCTCGATTTCACCTCGGGGTACGTACAGCGAGCCGCCGGGATGCTACCGCGTCAGGGCGACCGTAAGCCCTGGCAGGTCTATCAGAACTACATGCAGGACAAACTTACCATTCAATATGGCCGTGTCGACGACGGCGTAATGCAATTCAAATAA